Below is a window of Heterodontus francisci isolate sHetFra1 chromosome 20, sHetFra1.hap1, whole genome shotgun sequence DNA.
TCAGTTGTAAATTCAAGATTCATAGTAAGCATCATACAATTTGGGCTGTGAACTAAATTGCTTTCCATGATTTTACCTatattccaaataatcataaacttGAAACAAAAGTACCCTTAAAATTGTCTCTGCAACAGTGGTTCAAGCTTATGGAATCTACCCAATTGTAAAATTTGCTGCAATTTCATTTATCATTTAATGTTAAGACCATTCACAACAGCAAATCTACTTAAATGTTAGATAAACACAGGCAAGTGTGGCAAACAGATCATGACAGGGCAGAAATCAATCTTGTAATCAGTGCAATGGAAAATATGCAAGTAAGGGTACATTTTACCAGAGGTAGGTACACTGTAAATATGTCAAATATAAACAGCCAGCACCATATACACTTAGAATTATATCCCTAATGAAGGGACATTTGAAACTAGATGAAAATGACTATTATAATTGTGACAGGATAACAAGGGGTAACTTTCAATCTGTATGGTATATTTGATGTACTGTAGTACAAGGTTTGTTGAACGATCTGATCAATTACACAAGTTTAAAAACTGCCTCGATGTATGAATCACAAAATGATGCAATTCCTTCACTTCCAGTAAATGAGTGGAATGCAGCTTTAATGGGTGGGTCATCATTTACACCTGTCAGTATTTGGCAACAGCAATCACTGATGACAACCAGTTTATTCCCATGTTTTACACCAATATTTTGGAACATGTGCAGCAAAGTGAAAAGAAAATAGTCTCAGAAACACGGTGTTTGTTAATACCAGTCAAAAATGTAATGCATAGAATTGCAAAGTAGTCTTACTGGGGAAGAGAGATCAGAATTGGCACTGGAATGCTTGCCAGAACAGGAAAAACACCAGTATGTGGAATTTTATTAGTAAACTAGTTGCCTTTTTGCTCATTTGGCAATTTCTGGAAAAACAATTCGTAGTTTTGAGTACAGACACAATAAGCATGTTTTCTATTTGCACTGTTTCgactaaaaaaaaattacaatactCTTCACCCACAATGAATATTTATTGTGAACTGCATGGGTTCCAATTGGAAAAAAAAGTTGCCACTTTTTCTTCTCTTGTGATGGTTCTAATACAGCTAACGCCAATTCTACGTTGCATACTTCTGAGTCCAGTCTCTTGCTTGCTTGTTGTATCTACCAAAAATAAAACAGGTAACATGAACTTCGCACAAAATGCACTAATGAAAATAGATATAAGGGATTTAGGTGAAGTCTATGGGTTTTAACGGGTCTACCTCAAAAGATCTTGAACAGAACAAATTCAGTAAAAGCAGATGGTAAAGGTATAAAATCTTACATACTTGAATTTAGTACTAGTCTCTGCACCTAAACAGATGCTTCATCAAACCCAAACACATTGAAGAGGAGGACCTGGCATGACAGAGGGGACTCCGGTGGGTAAACATAAGACAGATAACGGAATCGCCAAATGTTCTGCATTTCCCAATTTATCGTCTTCAATCCACTCCAGCAGCACTCATCTGCATTGGTTCTTGCTACCTAAATCAGACAGCTTGGGAGCCCACTTAAACAGATGGGCTTTGTACTGATTTTAAGGTTGGCTGCTCCTGAGATCAGTGCTGCAGAGGCCTCCCAATAGGTTTGTTGGATGTTCGTCCTTGCTACCTTTCAGTGCTCAATCTGTAGCGAGGGAGTCCATAGTTCAGGGGAATGTTTTAGACCTTCACTCTTGGACCTGTGGCTCACATCATGTGGGGATGCACAAAAAGTTACTAGCCTGTAGAGGAGCTGATTTTCTGGATAGAATGGCCATGTTCTGAAACAAAAATATAGCTGACGTCACAACATCTCCCTACGGCTTCCCCTTGTCTGCCTTGGATAATGGGAATTCAGGCCCATAGAAAGAATGAGCATTTCAGAGAGGTATTGGGGGATTGTTAGGACAGGTCAAAGCCGTCAGAAGAGGAATAAATCTTAGCTGGTCTCCCAATTAAGTACAGCACTGGTTCTGTAGCTCATTTTCTCTAACAATTCAATCAGTGAAAACCATATGAACTGCATTTTATGTGCACCTGATCAGATGCACCAAAGGTTTCCAAAATATCTATTTCAAGAACACAGATTAACAAATGGATGGTGCATCAAGTATGCTTTGAATCAAATAATGTTATTTTCTCCTAGTTTACTTAGTTAAGTTAGACACTTCTCCAATTATCTTTGTAACATTCATAGAAATTAACTGATTAACCAGCATATTTATAGGAGCAATAGGCCATTGCTGGAGTGCTTTCATGCATCTTGATAAAGGTATAAATGTCAAACTTTTTTCCAGCTGATTAAACAGTATTCTTGGGTGATGCTTGCAATTCTAAAAATGATACTTACTTTTCCTTATCTGTTTTGTACGTGTGCGCAATTTCTGGAACCAGTGGGTCATCAGGATTAGGATCACACAAGAGTGAACAAATAGATAACAAAACTGTCAGGAAAGAACAATGTCCATTACTCTCCAAACCAGCAAAATTATTGAAAAGCAAGCTGCACACATTTATTTGGTGTAATTGACTAAGAACTGTACCAAACTAAAACCGTGTAAAAGAAAGCAAAGAGCTTGCATTTCTTGAAAACAtttcaggacattccaaaacactccacagataatgaagttctttgaagtgcagtcactattatgtaagcaaacatggcagccaaactGTGCAAAGCacagtctcacaaacagcaatgagattaatgatgagttattctgttttagtgattttgattgagggatgaatgttggccaggataccaggaggaGAACTATTCCCACTTTTCTTCCAATAGTGCTgttggatcttttatgcccacctcatAGGGCAGTtaaaaatctcatctgaaagactgcaccaacaatgcagcattccctcaatactgcagtgAATACAAGTCAGATTTACAACAGTATAAATTTGGCACAGAATGCATTTGGTCCATTATGCCTGGGCTAGAACATCCACCAGAGACATCTAATGTAATCACACTTCCCTATCCTTAACCTAATCTTTTTATTCCTCTTCTATTTTCTTTTTCCATCTGATTCTGTTCTAGGTAAAGCAGTCTCTTCCTCAATAGCCGTTTGTGACAAAGCACTCCAACTTGTATTAACTCTAAGAAATAGTCTAACTTCACCCTTTTGACAATCCTCAGTGTCTACAACCCTTCGACCAATTCACACCAGATCAAGTGCAGCATGATCGGATTTCCAAAGTTAAATTCATGCCCAACCTGCTCCAAGATGCGCCTTAACCCTCGGAACACGAGTGAGACCTTTCCTCCTCTTGCGCTAGGTATCAATGTGGTTTCTAAGAAGCCTTGCCAGTTGAATACCAAACTTGTATTCTGTGAATAGGGAAACATCTCGGGCAAAGAATTGAGGCTGGCAGAATATCAGGGCTCTTCTCATTAGTCTGAACTTAGAAACCCAGTCTTTACATTTCAAGTAATATCCTTCAGTTTTTAAATGTTTACTTAGTTGAACAAAAAGGTTCATTGAAATGAGAGAGAAGAAACGTTACTAACATGAAATGGATTTACTCAAACAATATGCTTACAATACTAACCTTTTGATATCGTTAATGCTGGTGACCACTGTGACCTCAGAATATCGAGACATATGCTGCCATTGCTGTTTATGTTTGGATGATATATTTTTGTTGTAAATGCAACCTTTAAAGTATAAAAAGTTACCATTACACTCAGAAAAGATTCCTTTTTCCCCTTCTCAAAGTGCAGAATGTCTTAAATGCAAGTTACCTTTGGTGGTTTAAAAGGGTAATCTGTGGGGAACTGAATTGCAAGGAAGAAAACTCCTCCCTGATATGGACTGTCATACTAGGGGAAAGAAAATCCCATACGTTAAACGgaaacaggatttttttttttgaaacttGAATAAAATGTAAAAAAAGGTCTACTCACAGGTCCCATTATAGTGGCTTGCCAAGCGAACACTAAACATTGAAGGCAAGAGATATTAAGCAGTATTTAGAACAAAGTCTCctttgaaaaatattttaaaaacgtaaatctttaaaaaaaaaaaaccaccCTTACCATCATCTCCTGCTGGACCTGCTGAACACTGAGCTGGTGGGTCTCGTTGCAAGTCCTTTAATTCCTAAATGATCAAAAGAAAATATCATGGTTACTGCAGAAAAATCATCTGTGCCAAAAATTAGCATTTACACTGCCTTCTAAAGTACCTGTCTGATACAGTACCTGACATGTTAGGCAAAGCGTGGTTTACACAAGCTTAGCTGCAAGGTGTTCTGAAAATATCTTTAAACTTGtgcattgtggggggggggagggtggaattATACCACTTACATTTAAATTGAAGTACATACTATAAATTTGGACTCGATTCAAATCAACGGCTAAAGAGTAAATGTGGTGCAGAGAAATCTAAGACTTGTCAATACTCATTGTACTAGGCCACAAGTTGAGGGCCAAAACAGCAACAGCACTGATGCTGCACTAAAAACAATAATGCATAGCAAGACTACAAAACACTGCAAGACTGAAAATCAGTGAGGCAAAGTACTGCTCAGAATGGAAAAGAATCCAAACAAGTTAGTCTTCAATTGAACATGCATCAACTTCAAGTTGATATTTTGGTCAATTTAAACAGAATAAATGTCATACTCATTTGTACCAAAATGTTAGCTTCAGAATTAATTTTCCAGAACTGTTTTCACAATGTATTTAGTCCAATGGTAACTGTACGAATGTCATATAATGATTATATGGATTCCAACTCCAGCTCCCTGACTAGGGATCTACAGTATATGTACTGTgcacatttgctacctttcaatgcAATCCCATAGCGAAGACAGCAGAGACACAAGTTTTGTAATGACCTACTTGTTACAGAGAGTAAAGACAGCAAGTTGTTATGCCTGCATCAGTTGTTTTAGTGTTGGAGGGCAACTGCAACAGCTAGTTTGCTCCACCCACAGGTTGCCTTCCCCTGTGCAAGCTGTGAAGTGGTTCTTCTGCCCATCATAACCTGAACCATTTTACTGGCTCTACCTGAAAACAAAACTGATTTATTTTTGTGCCTGTGCTCAGCATTCAATAAAGCTACATGATAGAAATCTAACACATCTTGCAATTTGCCTATACAGTAGAGCAAAGCACATTAATTAAATACTAGAGTATTCTCATTGCTAACAAGGTTAGGAAAAGATAAAATCTCCGTCTCTAGTTCTAAGTACAATACCGACACCCCACCTTAGAAATGTAAATTTTTTTGTAAGCAAGGGAAGGAACTATATACACAATTTTCAAATCAAATcttaccacaatcagacattactttGAGTTTTGTGAAAATCAGTCCAGCACAATGATGGGTTTTATTTTGTCTTAAACCACTAGATCTCTTTGGTGTCGCTCATGATTATTCTGGGCCATGGATCAGGAAGTGGAGCAGTTGGGTGGGAATGATGCACATGCAGGGAAGTAGAACTTTTGCCCAGGCAATGCAATGTGGGTCAGGGAGCAGAGCAGTTTGGTTCAGTAGGAGCAGCAGCAGGACACAGGCCTGAATTGAAGCAGGGATGGAGCAGTTATGGTTTCCTGTTATTTGGCAACCAAGGAATGGCAAAGTCCAGCATTTGAGGTGAGCAGAGACATTCTGAACATTGAGGTCGAGCTGTTCCCGAGACTAATGGTGAGAATGGCAGGTTCAATTCTCTACAACATCATGTGTTTACAAATTCACAGACACTCACTCAATTGCTCACAGAAGTTGCATTTTAAACTGTTTTATAAATGACACAAGTGTCCTGTCATTTAATATACAATGCATTGTTTGATAATGAAAAGCTGTGCCAAATTGATTGACATTTTAAAATGTCAGTTATTAAGTAAAGGCAAGCTCAGGTTACTCAAGTTTAACTGTTGCTTGCTCAGGGAAGTTCATAAATTGTAACATTCTCATTAGCTTCAGCTCCAACAGTAGCCAGTATTaagtatttctttaaaaaaattgtTTTGCATTTATAACAAATTAAATGTAGTTAACTTTTTTCTAATACTACAAAGGCTTGGACGTGATTATTTACTTTGTTTTCCCCCAAAGTTTCTCTCATATTGCTGAAAATGTATGCATTACTCTGGTTTTTAGTGGGACCAGATCATCTGAACAGTCATTGCCAGATCTGGGGAGTAGTCAGACCCTAAATAGTCCAACATGCTCAGAGAATGACCTGTCTTGTCAGAGATcataaaaaaataaaatccacaCACCCTCACCAACTCCAAAATGTCGTGGTGCTTAGGCCCAAAAGGAAGACAGGCATCAGTTGCATTCTGGTAGTTGCAACCCAGAGTGGCACTGGTTCATTCTTGGGGGGGGGGGTTACAGTCTACCACCAGGTTGAACCTCTTCATTTAGGGTGTCTGATTGCTGGCCCAGTCACAGGTGTAAGAACTCTCAGATGTCCGAAAGAGGTGCAGGCCTTCAGGGGAACATTTGTTAAGATTTCAAGCATTTAATAGGCAACTTTAAAAGTAAAGATTTTATCGTCAATCTGTTGTTTCATTAGCAGCTCTTTTCTGAATGATTAATCTTGATTGTACCTATTTGGTAGGTTTGCAGCCTGTTCATTTCTGGTGAAAATATCATTCATAAAACAGCAACAAAATCAATCAGGTGCAGGAGTGACATATACTGGAAGTATAAGGGATGTCACAACACACAGtcccctgtggcattgctcacagtcAGAGGACATGCTGTTTTATAATAGGACTGGTAACCTTGCAACACAATGGAGGAGTGAGCTGGACTGGAGGAGGGAAGGTCTGGGGGTAGAGGGAAAAGAGGCACACAGAGAGCACAGGAGAGAGGTGGGTACTAAAAGCACCGCAGggaaaatgagattgaggggaagaAAAAGAATATTTGACGATGTGTAGCTTGAAGCAGTCCAGGACACAAGGCTAGGCCTCAAGTAGAGCCCCAGGTCTGGGAGAGGTCAGGCCCAGAAATAAAGCAGCAGCAACTGCTGACAGAAACGAGCAGAAGCAGAAAAGTCTGGCAGTGAAGATACAGCTGAAGAGACATTATTCTTCATTTATTAGATTCAAAATCTTCTATTTGCACAGAACAGCTGCTATAATCTTAGTTAACTTGGcagcctttaaaaaaaattatatgcAACACAGCCTAGAATAACCATATGAAACAAAAAGCAAGTTATTGCAGCTGTCAAAATCTAGCAGAATGAAACGGAGGTGGCAAagcaactgatgaaaccagggagcaAACTGCAAGACAGTAATTTAATTAAAGTTCAGCTGACAACAAATAGAAGACTGCCACTTGAGTGATTTAAGTGATCAGTTAAATCCCAGGAGCAATGATTGTAGACTGTACTGGTAGTGAACATTCCAAAACTTGTCCAATAGAAGACGTGTTTATATTCCAAATCAAGGACGTACCAAACCAGCGATGAACAGTCCAACATTTTGGAGATTCAGATGCATTGACCTGACAGGTATTTAACGAAAAGCTAAGAGTGGATGTGCAGGTACAGAAGACTAAGAATTCACATTTAAAGTATTTTCTTACACGAACATTCTTGCTAATGGGCTGAAGTAAAGCAAGTTTTATGAAACAAAATATTGTATTGTTCACCTCCCCAATAGCTCAGTTGGttaaggcagaatttgactgagctATACCTACCAGAATGTCCCAGGTTCcattcccagtctgtgctgagttagctgatctcagccgggGTGGCAGGAGGGGCTCTCAGCACCCATAGGCTAAGGAAAggtaaaatcagccagggttccaggTCCTGATCAGTATTTCCCCTGCTGTAAAGTGCATGTGTGGACAGGatcgggctcagctgtgatgccccctACTGTCGAACAGCTTGCCAAACTCACTCTCTAGGTTCACATATGAAGAATGGCAACTTGAGCGAGGTATCGGGTGGTGACCAgtacctgttgaactgtaccccagcatgagtcagtgccttcagTAGAGGGGGTGATAACTGGAGAGGAAAAATAAGTTGTTTTATCAAAACATTGCACAAAAATAAGGAGCTTCATCCTTAATTTCCAATGCTGTTGGCAGAATCAAAAGATACTCGACCTAGTTAGTAAAAGTGATTGTTTTTCTGTCATTTCCAGCAGAGTAACACTCCTGCTACCTTGCCTCGGCTGCCATTTCCAGTGTAGACAAGCTGAGCAGATTGCTGCTGTGCGTATGTCCGCCTGCAGCCTGACCCCATTTCACAGGCTACCTAAAAGGACAGACAGATGTGAAAGActcactcactgtctcaaacaAGTGCATCTAAAAAGAGAGGCAGAGCCAAGTGAGTTACAGGTGCACTACAAAAACTAAATAACGTCAAGAGGAACAAAGGTATATACATAAATATTAAGATGCACTACTTCAAGAAAACATGACGTGCTAAAATGTGGATGAATAGAGCGAATTGTATCTTGACCCCATTATCAAAACAGCGATGGAAACAAGACCTGTCATGCATCACAGGAACAATGACCTATTTAAAATTCAAAAGCCAGCTTCAAGGAATTTACAATGTAGCACAGTtgctagaatcatagaacagttcagcacaggaggcggctattcagcccatcgaatctgtgccagctcttttgaagagcaatccagttagtcccactctccccacatccctgcaattttttctttgAGTATTCCAACACCctatcaggcagttcattccaaatcctaaccactcattatgtaaaaaggattttcctcatgttgcctctggttcttttgccaatcaccttaaatctgtgctgtctGGTTATCGACACTTCAGCTATTGAAAATGGTTTCTCTTTATTTGCTCGATCTAAACCCTTCTTGACTTTAAACACTATTAaatctcctcaaccttctctgttctaacgagaacaaccccagcttctccagtctatccacataaatgaaatccctcatccctcgaaccattctagTACAtctcttccgtaccctctccaaagccgtcacctccttcctaaagtccgctgcccaaaattggacacaatactccaactggggctgagctagtgttttatataggaATAGCACAACTTCctgcctttgtactctatgcctcgatttatcAAGTTCAGGATCCCATATGGTTTATTAACAGCTTTGttcacctgccctgccacctccaaagatttgtgcacaaatacccccaggtctctctcttcttgcacTCATTTAAAATTCTACCATTCAGCTTGTATTTTCTGTATTCCTCCTAGCAAATTCcatcaactcacacttttctgcGTTGGATTTCATCCATTATGCacctacccattccaccagcttatgTCCTCTCAAAGTCTATTACTATCTCATTCTAGTGCAAGACTGCTCAAGTAACAAACATGACTCAAATCACTTGCCAAAAATATTGTATCCCATTAGTATTAAACCATATTTTAATCGCAGTTGACTCTCATATCACAGGCAAACCAATTTCTACATAACTTAGTGCCGGGAAGTCAACGAGGAGATACAATACACTACACAGCTTAACCAATCATTAAACAATACAATGTTTAACAGTATACTAGTCGAATTC
It encodes the following:
- the ube2d1b gene encoding ubiquitin-conjugating enzyme E2 D1b isoform X3 gives rise to the protein MGPYDSPYQGGVFFLAIQFPTDYPFKPPKVAFTTKIYHPNINSNGSICLDILRSQWSPALTISKVLLSICSLLCDPNPDDPLVPEIAHTYKTDKEKYNKQARDWTQKYAT
- the ube2d1b gene encoding ubiquitin-conjugating enzyme E2 D1b isoform X1, which produces MAKKRIEKELKDLQRDPPAQCSAGPAGDDVFAWQATIMGPYDSPYQGGVFFLAIQFPTDYPFKPPKVAFTTKIYHPNINSNGSICLDILRSQWSPALTISKVLLSICSLLCDPNPDDPLVPEIAHTYKTDKEKYNKQARDWTQKYAT
- the ube2d1b gene encoding ubiquitin-conjugating enzyme E2 D1b isoform X2, whose amino-acid sequence is MAKKRIEKELKDLQRDPPAQCSAGPAGDDVFAWQATIMGPVAFTTKIYHPNINSNGSICLDILRSQWSPALTISKVLLSICSLLCDPNPDDPLVPEIAHTYKTDKEKYNKQARDWTQKYAT